In one Gossypium hirsutum isolate 1008001.06 chromosome D09, Gossypium_hirsutum_v2.1, whole genome shotgun sequence genomic region, the following are encoded:
- the LOC107899386 gene encoding polyadenylate-binding protein-interacting protein 6 — translation MQNQGEMSGEQIMDEEFDMDLEYLRTMFPGLSNDSVLDVYMANNGDLEATIDMLNQLEMYTVESSDTLPDTLDIGDISEFISSANCGTLKLKNVAGETGASSSGSTESTVTS, via the exons ATGCAAAATCAGGGTGAAATGAGTGGCGAGCAGATTATGGATGAGGAATTCGACATGGATTTGGAGTATCTTCGCACGATGTTCCCCGGTTTGTCCAATGACTCTGTTCTGGATGTCTACATGGCTAATAATGGAGACTTAGAAGCCACTATTGACATGCTGAACCAACTTGAG ATGTACACTGTTGAGTCCTCTGACACTCTTCCCGACACATTGGATATCGGTGATATCTCTGAATTTATCTCTTCAGCAAACTGTGGTACTCTTAAACTGAAGAATGTGGCAGGTGAAACCGGCGCGTCTTCATCAGGCTCTACAGAATCAACTGTTACCTCCTGA